TGTACAAGACTCAGTGGTAAAAAAAGAGTGtctaaaaattgttttaaaaaaggtaaatattttttcatttcaattatactgaaattttttattttttttcaatgattgaaataattaatttcgataattaaatcacttttgattatttttttaggtaTACCGAAGGGAATTAGGATTGTACCATACTAGATTGTCTTTGCATCACTAGATGCCAATCCATTGATTCATCTCAGCAAGATttttcttcataaaatttaatattttccaaacaaattcgtttttttgtgCCTTAGTTGAGTTCTGCATTTTTCcacttttgttaaaatttccaataagaAGTTTAAGGATTCCCGGGCTGTAAATATAACAGACGTCAACTCGGTTGGCCCGGTTTTTAATTTCGAAACAGATCTTCTGATAGTGCAACCAAGGAGACTGGATATCCGTGTTGATCTTCTCCTCTGCGGATGTCGTCTGCGTTTCATAATATTCGCTGACCTTTGATACAACTCGTCCTGGGTTAAAGTCGATGCCAGTTTCAATGAAAATTCTTTGTAAAGAGGTTTCAATTCATTGAAAGACATCCCTTCAGGATCtgtttaaaatacaaaaatgtattactattattattatgtaagtACAGTAATAACTCACCAATGATAACATCTAGAACATCATCGACGCTAGTCAGTCCCTTCGGAAGCTCAATTATATCGtgatgatgataaataaataaatgaaacgtTGCTTCAATTTGTATTAATGGATCTTATAATTAAATCGTTAATGAGGACAATCACCTCTTTCGAAATACTCAAACAGTACAAGATGTCATGGCcttaatagaaaattaaaatgtataaatCTGAGTGGCGTACAAATATATTaatctatttataaataaataaataaatagaaatataattgtatgtatttctatttatttttatcaatattatctattaaaaagtaatatagACTATTAgcttgttttaaataaatatatatgacatatatatttgaattcgATGACTTAAATATATTAACAGATAAGCattcttgtttttttctctagtatttatgaaaaatattaagagtattatatacatataatatataatacagatttgaaaaagaatgaaaatattataaaaaccattgctgtcatatttttttttataagcattgattttttatgacaattcTAAAGTATTTTGACTTGATGTAATTTTTTCGCAcccctcaagcgcgaaagctatataatataaacgttGTTTGTTTATCATGATGTCCTCGAGTAGGAGAAACCTTaaaaagtcctgggaaaaATTTCTCTTCTGAGTAATCGACATCGGGCAGATACGAGttgatttttaatcaaatcaattacaaaaaaaaaaagctaaaaaCATGCTcatgtaagaaataaaaaaaactccaggtgcaatttttttataatttagttttgaatgaaatcaataaatgattagacgtcggctaatttcaaaGGCTGCAATTTACAAAAACCCTATAACTGAAAAGTTGAcagatttcaaaaaattattttattttcaagtaaacaaataaaatattttcaggagatgattaaaaaaaatacatgtcaagtgtaattaattttatcgaacataaaatttacatttattatcatttatttatcaccTGCTAcaatctattaataaatattataatgctCACTACAGTGACAATTATTTAcacgtaataataataataataataataataataataataataataataataataaaagacttATTCGAGTTTTATTTTCCAGGCCATTATTTTacgtattttaaatatcagcaGAGGATTTATATAAACTACACTCCATTGTAACAAATATTTCAATCAGTCGTTctattgaattatatttattttttcataataaatgattattataCACAACTTTACACTTTAAATAATCGAATCTCAAGCAATTTATCGTGAGCTTTGTTCGTCCAGTCTTCTCATCTAAAAATCTCgtaattttattcgtttataaattttaatattcatttatttatatatatttatatttatattatctagtaattttaaaaataaaaaaagtaattgcttaaatatatttatcataaactCATTTCAAACAGTTAATTCCTTTTAAAATCTAAGTATTAGTGagatcgataaattttttatttattatttggtattaagtcatttaatatttttaattccgcCTCTCACGTCGATTATTACTTAAGTGTGTTAACTTGTTCTCATATGAGGTAATTGATTTTGCTCacgtttaaaataataattattaaaaaaccaACATCATATATTGACTTTcacattaatttaaactattaaatattatcttttattactaaataattattataaacttcAGTGTCTCAATAAAATCgagtattaataatttatataattgtatatataacaaatttttatttcaatttattaattggcttgtttattttatttatttttcgtagttggtatttttaaatttcaaaatttttacaacggAGTTTCTTTGCGTGCTTCAGCTTTCCATTGGAATCCATTGACTCGTGTAGTGATGGGTTTATTTCTGTTAGTCGCGTTTTCAAATCCATTCCGTACACCCGCGACAAGTCGCATCGCTGGATTCGACACCAAACCATTGCGTTTGGGTTTTGGATTCGGgctgtaaaataaaaacaacaaacttttatatattttacattaattaatatatcatACTTATGACTAGGGCCAGGATTTTTGcgttaattcaaaaataattaataattagtggtgtgaaattttttatattacggcgaaaatattggtcttatgaaaaaagttttcgaacaaaagttgtaggaaatttaattttcgaaaaaaaatgtctcttatatttttttcttaggactaataaaaaatccgtaatttcaaaattaacattttcataattccccaaattttgaattattcattatgaatcttaattttcaaattaccgTGAAAAAAtcggtcgtacaagaaaatcataagagacattttttttcgaaaattaaatttcctacaacttttgttcgaaaactCTTTTactaagaccaatattttggccgtaatatcaaaaattttaactactCATTTCGaaaataaggcaaaaatcttgtccttacttatgactaaaaaaaaacttggccTTATCTAATCACACTGCTaataaatatcgaaaaaaaatttgaaaaattaaatagtaaatttaagtCGAGTTTAAATAGAAGCAAATTTATCACCGTGATTAGATAAGGCCAagttttttaagttattattaaattaaattaattaaatatcgaGATTGTAATGAACAATttagaatgaaaataaattacctcGGTGTAACGTGATCGGTGTGTTTAACATTGCGCCCGACACCGGCCCCGCTGTTGCCCAAAATAATTCTCATGTGCGTGTCGCGGGTAAAGTGTGGATCCGCGGAGTTGCGCTTATCATCGTACCCATTGGCCTTCTTCTCTTTGTTGACCTTGAGTCCGAGCATTTCGTTGGTGAGTTCAAAAGGTTTTGAGCTGTCATTCCTGTCAATAAGCTCGGTCTTTATTTCAATGGGTTCGTAAATTACTGGGGTTTTGTTGAAACCGCCGTGTGGTTTGTACTGTATGCTTTGATTTCCGGTAAGCAATGAGACACCAAGTTGACTCTGGATCACACTGGCGGCTGTTTGTGCGCTCGGCGGACTAGTGTTTGTAGGCGAATATGGAATAAGACTGTCGCTCAACGGCGAGTGGGGCGGGGACGCGTATATCGGGCTCTGCGGTTCGCTTTTCAGCGGACTCAGTAGTTTGCTTAGCGGACGACTCTTTGCGCCTCTTGAGCACTGCTGCAGCTGTTGTGTGAATGACAGCGGGGCTTTGATTACTTGATTGACCATTGGATTTTGGCTGAATTTCCCTTGATCGCTCTTTGTGCTGCCAGTTAAATTGCTGCTGGATTTGCTGTTGCTTGAATTGTTGCCCAGTGACACACAACTACGTCTTTTTGTCGAGTCAGGAGATTCCGCAGGGCTGTACTGGGTGGACAAGGGATTTAAAATTGCTGATGACGGCTTTGTTTCTGCTGTAGAGTTTGATGTCACTGATGTTGCGCTGCTGCTTCCAcctgaaaattcaaataattatttagacaAAGTCATtgggttttatttattttaaataaagtagtGTTGGATGTCAGTACCTCCGTTCATAGCAGGTCTCAAGCTCCGTTGGTTTGCTGAATGTTCCTCCAAAAGTCTGACGACAGTATCGTGGCCACTTTTCGCGGCGACTTTTATCGCATTTCTGCCACAATGATCGGAATGATTAGGATCCGCGCCATGATTGAGTAGTGCTCTAACACAGTGCTCGTGACCCTCTTGTGCAGCGATGCCTGAATAATTCAATAGTCGATTAGTACGAGCATTATCTCAAGTGCTACTATAATTAGCTTACTACAGTATTATCGAGTGAtatatgtgatatatatatatgatgatgACTTAATATCAGCAGACATAATTCGGATTACCTAGAGCAGTGGCACCCTGGTTACACGTGTGGTCTGGCGTCGCACCGTGCTCCAGTAACAATCTAACAATAGCAGCGTGTCCTTGCCATGCGGCTGAATGTAGAGGAGTACGATTTTCATTATCACAAGCGTTAACACTGGCATTGCCGGCTGTCAGAAGCAGAGCAACCATATCCTCGTGTCCTTGCCACGCGCTGACGTGGAGAGCAGTTCTGCCTTCAGAATCACGGCTCTCGACATCTGGGTTGGCGTTCTCGAGTAAAAATTTCGCCATCGCCAATCGATTTTCCAAAGCAAGAATATATAGAGTACTTCTGCCGTCCGCGTCCTTGGCATTCATATCGGCATTGTGTTTTAAAAGCACCCGTACTGTCTCGTAATGACCTTCGAGGGCTGCGAGCCTGAGAACCACAACAATAGAGAGATAAAATGTTATTCTGTATACACGAGTTGAAAGCGTccctatgtatatatatatctatatatctatgtatataaggatgaaaataaatgtgaGCAGTTACCTCAGTGCGGTCTTGCCATCGTGGGCGTGCTGATCGATGGGAGCTGCGTGATGTTCCAGCAGCCTCTCGACTAAACTAGTGTGTCCCTCTTGTGCGGCAAGCATGAGTGCACCTTTGCCGTCATTATCAGCTTCGTCGACTTTGGCGCCGGCCTCTAGCAGGGCTTCGCATACGTCCAGATGACCTTCAAAAGCGGCGTAGTGCAGCGGTGTCCATCCAGAATTATCTCGATGTTGTTCATCCAGGCCTGTTtaatatcatcatcatcattatcatcattattgataaataaataattggataattgatattttaatagaATCCATCATCGCTATCATTATCGTGATTATCATCAGCGTCGACGTGAACGTcgctgttattattatcaaagaTGTAGCGGCGTAAATTGACGGCGCATTAATTTACCTCGATCCAAAAGCTGCTTAACAACATCTGTGCCACCTTGCGCGGCGGCAACGCTCAATACAGTTCTGCCCTCGTTATCAATACTGTCGACGTAGCATCCCCAGAACAATAGCAACGCGACAACGCTTCCATGTCCCATGCTGGCGGCCGCCCACAAGGGCGTTCTTCCTGTAGCGTCGCAGTGATCAACATCCGCTTCGTACTCGAGCAGCAGCTCGCAAACATCTCGGTGACCCTCGAAGGCCGCCACTAACAATGGCGTCATTCCGTCTTTGTCCTGGTGGTCAACGGCGGCTCCACGTTCCAGGAGAATTGTCACCACCTTTATTATGAaggcaaaaaaattatcagtttatttttatttaattgagacCGGAGGGACTGTGGCAGCGGTCAAGTAGAATGACTTGATTATTAATCGAAGAAAGGACAAGGAGTGAGGATGATAATGTCAAGTGACGAGGAGTCGGAAGCTGACCTTTGCGTAGCCGTGATTGGAGGGCACACAGAGCGCCGCGACGCTAAGCGCCGTCCTGCCGTCACTGTCGGCGTGGTCAATTTTGGCTCCGTAGTCGAGCAAATGCTCAACGATCTCGCTGTGGCCCATATAAGCAGCCGCTATCAAAGCCGTCCTACCCTCGTCGTCGGTTCTATTGACATCCGCGCCGTGTTGGAGCAAAGCTTTCACAATATCTTCGTGTCCACCCCACGCGGCCGCACGCAGAGCCGTCCGTTGATCCCAGTCCGCACAATCCACCATCGCCCCGTGTTCCAATAGCATTTCAACAACCTGGAGACGTAATTGGCCATTTCATTAGTACTTATATGTCCATGTGTGcttgtgtgagtgtgtgtcaACAATacactattaataataaaataataataataataataataataacaatactaATGCTAGCAAGACGACAACAAGGTAcaagataaatattattgcagCCTACGagatttgttaatttatttttagttccttAGTTATAAAAGAGACAATTGATGTTGGCCGAGTCCCTGTTGAGTCACGATCTCTACTCATTCACTCAATACGAGGGTTTTTTGAGAGAGTGATGCGCTTGGAGGCTGGGtgatgatgataaataaaatagtaaagaGAGTAAGTAAAGTAAAGTAGAGTAGGTAATGAGTAAAATAGTTGTATTAATCGTGAGTAGTCAGACAATGTGTTGAGTTTGTTAGCCACAACGAGAGTAAATCAAGAATAATAAATCACACTAACTAC
This genomic interval from Microplitis mediator isolate UGA2020A chromosome 2, iyMicMedi2.1, whole genome shotgun sequence contains the following:
- the LOC130663997 gene encoding ankyrin repeat domain-containing protein 50-like isoform X1; this translates as MAAPVIEKKRFFCREWAFMKLSHCLEQRPASKTCGALIVGGPGSGKTALCAELAWPSTTASSRHQRSLNRRLLARHFCQARSEASLSPAQFVRSLVAQILQASTDGIHLSSPTSPTASTTSVPSTSKEAVAEAYAERLRTDPDIHAALQHDVLDRDPDDAFKKALLFPLLEVEPPKNCLFLLVDSIDEGQVLNPPQTGTRDSRRENDNVSRTIAELLANHHHLFPQWLLLVCTARRQSKTISRMFTGFRKISLDDLRKSQVVRDVQQYILARLDQEDALRQHISRDTAEMLNQLHIKSNGCFLYLEKVLDGVAENFIVLREVREIPGTLNGLYLWLCQRLFSRKQFAKVQPLLNVILAAKLPITQDILYKCVKTAHTTITIEDFNRRLHLLRRVISVSRAGALMLFHHSFAEWLLDVKHCTQKYLCSATEGHAMLSAYYTLRSPELNPDEICVLGQHLQRVINNISGNNCTLDAHTLQVLWMIGSRAPIEQCYLDSPECIMWPRQDTKLLRLLVDAGAKPSEKIIEDEPIKDPVSSSQVSQDVSPVDESPGEPLTELLGENGDINQADSCGRTVLHTLAADGNASLLELALAACPQAKLEATDRHGQTPLNLAARHGYADVVRVLLAAGASADHADCDGWTALRAAAWGGHTQVHSQPSLLPRNHKTVKTDSDVVVEMLLEHGAMVDCADWDQRTALRAAAWGGHEDIVKALLQHGADVNRTDDEGRTALIAAAYMGHSEIVEHLLDYGAKIDHADSDGRTALSVAALCVPSNHGYAKVVTILLERGAAVDHQDKDGMTPLLVAAFEGHRDVCELLLEYEADVDHCDATGRTPLWAAASMGHGSVVALLLFWGCYVDSIDNEGRTVLSVAAAQGGTDVVKQLLDRGLDEQHRDNSGWTPLHYAAFEGHLDVCEALLEAGAKVDEADNDGKGALMLAAQEGHTSLVERLLEHHAAPIDQHAHDGKTALRLAALEGHYETVRVLLKHNADMNAKDADGRSTLYILALENRLAMAKFLLENANPDVESRDSEGRTALHVSAWQGHEDMVALLLTAGNASVNACDNENRTPLHSAAWQGHAAIVRLLLEHGATPDHTCNQGATALGIAAQEGHEHCVRALLNHGADPNHSDHCGRNAIKVAAKSGHDTVVRLLEEHSANQRSLRPAMNGGGSSSATSVTSNSTAETKPSSAILNPLSTQYSPAESPDSTKRRSCVSLGNNSSNSKSSSNLTGSTKSDQGKFSQNPMVNQVIKAPLSFTQQLQQCSRGAKSRPLSKLLSPLKSEPQSPIYASPPHSPLSDSLIPYSPTNTSPPSAQTAASVIQSQLGVSLLTGNQSIQYKPHGGFNKTPVIYEPIEIKTELIDRNDSSKPFELTNEMLGLKVNKEKKANGYDDKRNSADPHFTRDTHMRIILGNSGAGVGRNVKHTDHVTPSPNPKPKRNGLVSNPAMRLVAGVRNGFENATNRNKPITTRVNGFQWKAEARKETPL
- the LOC130663997 gene encoding ankyrin repeat domain-containing protein 50-like isoform X2, producing MAAPVIEKKRFFCREWAFMKLSHCLEQRPASKTCGALIVGGPGSGKTALCAELAWPSTTASSRHQRSLNRRLLARHFCQARSEASLSPAQFVRSLVAQILQASTDGIHLSSPTSPTASTTSVPSTSKEAVAEAYAERLRTDPDIHAALQHDVLDRDPDDAFKKALLFPLLEVEPPKNCLFLLVDSIDEGQVLNPPQTGTRDSRRENDNVSRTIAELLANHHHLFPQWLLLVCTARRQSKTISRMFTGFRKISLDDLRKSQVVRDVQQYILARLDQEDALRQHISRDTAEMLNQLHIKSNGCFLYLEKVLDGVAENFIVLREVREIPGTLNGLYLWLCQRLFSRKQFAKVQPLLNVILAAKLPITQDILYKCVKTAHTTITIEDFNRRLHLLRRVISVSRAGALMLFHHSFAEWLLDVKHCTQKYLCSATEGHAMLSAYYTLRSPELNPDEICVLGQHLQRVINNISGNNCTLDAHTLQVLWMIGSRAPIEQCYLDSPECIMWPRQDTKLLRLLVDAGAKPSEKIIEDEPIKDPVSSSQVSQDVSPVDESPGEPLTELLGENGDINQADSCGRTVLHTLAADGNASLLELALAACPQAKLEATDRHGQTPLNLAARHGYADVVRVLLAAGASADHADCDGWTALRAAAWGGHTQVVEMLLEHGAMVDCADWDQRTALRAAAWGGHEDIVKALLQHGADVNRTDDEGRTALIAAAYMGHSEIVEHLLDYGAKIDHADSDGRTALSVAALCVPSNHGYAKVVTILLERGAAVDHQDKDGMTPLLVAAFEGHRDVCELLLEYEADVDHCDATGRTPLWAAASMGHGSVVALLLFWGCYVDSIDNEGRTVLSVAAAQGGTDVVKQLLDRGLDEQHRDNSGWTPLHYAAFEGHLDVCEALLEAGAKVDEADNDGKGALMLAAQEGHTSLVERLLEHHAAPIDQHAHDGKTALRLAALEGHYETVRVLLKHNADMNAKDADGRSTLYILALENRLAMAKFLLENANPDVESRDSEGRTALHVSAWQGHEDMVALLLTAGNASVNACDNENRTPLHSAAWQGHAAIVRLLLEHGATPDHTCNQGATALGIAAQEGHEHCVRALLNHGADPNHSDHCGRNAIKVAAKSGHDTVVRLLEEHSANQRSLRPAMNGGGSSSATSVTSNSTAETKPSSAILNPLSTQYSPAESPDSTKRRSCVSLGNNSSNSKSSSNLTGSTKSDQGKFSQNPMVNQVIKAPLSFTQQLQQCSRGAKSRPLSKLLSPLKSEPQSPIYASPPHSPLSDSLIPYSPTNTSPPSAQTAASVIQSQLGVSLLTGNQSIQYKPHGGFNKTPVIYEPIEIKTELIDRNDSSKPFELTNEMLGLKVNKEKKANGYDDKRNSADPHFTRDTHMRIILGNSGAGVGRNVKHTDHVTPSPNPKPKRNGLVSNPAMRLVAGVRNGFENATNRNKPITTRVNGFQWKAEARKETPL